One genomic window of Parabacteroides pacaensis includes the following:
- a CDS encoding murein hydrolase activator EnvC family protein — MKYGWFVVFIFCSLVAFAQKSGKVRDLEQQRKKALEEIEMTNQLLAETKKTARSSLNRLNLLSQQVLARKKVVNLLNQEIEVMDKQMRKMTQEIGVLGNQLKEKQKNYSKSVKSLYKRRTSEDKLLFILSADNFSQSLRRMRYLKEYADWQKKQANDIIEKRKEIAYKQATLQKNRAEKQALLNVRASETKNLQEEELAQKVEVQELNKKQRDLQAELKKKQQQASALNKQIEKLIAEEVARAEALAHAERGQTTRKSKKEEPITNKEESEPTENSTVTTDPEARVAAEKGGYAMTKEERKLSDSFAGNRGRLPFPVTGRYTIVSRFGEQQHQELKYVRLNNNGIDLQVQPGAEARAVFNGEVTRVFVVPGYNNSVIVRHGNYLTVYANLSTVYVKAGDKVTTRQPIGRIYSDLEEGNTTILHFQLWKEKTKLNPLPWLD, encoded by the coding sequence ATGAAATATGGTTGGTTCGTAGTATTTATTTTCTGTTCTTTGGTCGCTTTTGCTCAGAAATCCGGAAAAGTCAGGGATTTGGAACAACAGCGTAAGAAAGCATTGGAAGAGATAGAAATGACGAACCAATTATTGGCGGAAACAAAAAAGACAGCCCGGAGTTCTTTAAATCGTTTAAACTTATTGTCCCAGCAAGTCCTCGCACGCAAGAAAGTAGTCAATTTGCTCAACCAGGAAATAGAAGTCATGGATAAACAGATGAGGAAAATGACACAGGAAATAGGCGTATTGGGAAATCAATTGAAAGAAAAGCAGAAGAATTATAGTAAATCGGTTAAAAGTTTGTATAAACGGCGTACCTCGGAAGACAAGCTGCTGTTTATACTTTCTGCCGATAATTTTTCCCAGTCCCTGCGCAGAATGCGTTATTTAAAAGAATATGCCGACTGGCAAAAGAAACAAGCCAACGATATTATTGAAAAACGGAAAGAAATAGCATACAAGCAGGCTACCCTGCAGAAAAACCGTGCGGAAAAGCAAGCTTTATTGAACGTAAGGGCTAGCGAGACAAAGAATTTGCAAGAAGAAGAACTCGCCCAAAAAGTAGAAGTACAAGAGCTAAACAAAAAACAACGTGATCTGCAAGCTGAGTTAAAAAAGAAACAGCAACAAGCCAGTGCGTTAAATAAGCAGATAGAAAAACTAATTGCGGAAGAAGTGGCACGGGCGGAAGCACTTGCCCATGCGGAACGGGGACAGACAACAAGAAAGAGTAAGAAGGAGGAACCCATAACGAATAAAGAAGAAAGTGAACCGACGGAAAACAGCACTGTAACAACAGACCCGGAAGCCCGTGTAGCAGCAGAAAAAGGAGGCTATGCGATGACCAAGGAAGAACGGAAACTTTCCGATAGTTTTGCCGGCAACAGAGGACGTTTGCCTTTTCCGGTAACAGGCCGGTATACTATAGTCAGCCGTTTCGGGGAACAACAACATCAAGAATTAAAATATGTCCGTTTAAATAATAACGGAATCGATTTGCAGGTACAACCGGGTGCTGAAGCCCGTGCCGTATTTAATGGCGAGGTGACACGGGTGTTTGTTGTGCCCGGCTATAATAATTCGGTGATCGTGCGTCATGGTAATTACCTGACAGTATATGCCAATTTAAGTACTGTCTACGTAAAAGCCGGCGATAAGGTAACCACCCGCCAACCTATAGGGCGTATCTATTCGGATTTGGAAGAAGGAAATACGACTATTTTGCATTTTCAATTGTGGAAAGAAAAAACAAAGCTGAACCCACTTCCCTGGTTAGATTAA
- a CDS encoding tetratricopeptide repeat protein: protein MLKRILPYTFLLLSFLSITGAKGNDSIRVTATPKIVLTPTEQRKFDYFFYEGLKLKSARKYDAAFDAFSHCMAIDSTASSVLYELSNFYEQLNQPDRAVELLKRAVANSRDNFTYKIALAAITRDLGMYGEAAEEYEELVKENPGKPELNYYLAEVYTQQGEIEKAIQAYDALEESMGMNEAITMQKYKLYASIEQSEKAFDEIKKLADKFPSESRYQIIMGDLYLEKNDTVKAKSCYDKAHQIDPSNPYYVVAMANYYEQIGDKETAEEQIRSALVNPKLDVETKVGILSRYIMKLQQTQNGTESANALFQTLLEQHPNETKLNLMYGSLLQMQGKSDEAKFQFQLVTESEPENMEAWQQLLNSALKSEDIPEIIRICERCIELFPDSPQFYFYLGIGYYQQDNYQKALDAYEAGIKVIDPQNTGLLSDFYGQMGDIYYQMKDLEKAYKAYDEALKYNEKNVVVLNNYAYFLSVNGGDLKKAERMSGQCIKLEPDNATYLDTYAWIFFRQGNYTLAKFYIESAINKDGKKSAEIIEHYGDILYKTGEKEKALEQWKKAKELKSESTILDRKIEEQTYIEEDVSK from the coding sequence ATGTTGAAACGAATTTTACCATATACCTTTCTCCTCCTTTCTTTTTTGAGCATAACAGGAGCGAAAGGAAACGATTCCATCCGGGTAACGGCAACTCCGAAAATAGTTCTTACACCCACCGAACAACGAAAGTTTGATTACTTCTTTTACGAAGGCCTGAAATTGAAAAGCGCCAGAAAATACGATGCAGCTTTTGACGCCTTTTCCCATTGTATGGCCATAGACTCTACCGCTTCATCCGTATTATACGAACTGTCCAATTTTTACGAACAATTGAACCAGCCGGACAGAGCCGTGGAATTGTTGAAACGAGCTGTAGCAAACAGCCGGGACAATTTTACTTATAAGATCGCCCTAGCTGCTATCACACGTGATTTGGGAATGTATGGAGAAGCAGCCGAAGAGTATGAAGAATTGGTGAAGGAAAACCCCGGTAAACCGGAACTTAACTATTATCTGGCAGAAGTATATACCCAGCAAGGGGAAATAGAAAAAGCAATCCAAGCGTATGATGCGCTGGAAGAAAGCATGGGAATGAACGAGGCAATTACCATGCAAAAATATAAACTGTATGCTTCTATAGAACAAAGTGAGAAAGCCTTTGATGAAATAAAAAAGCTAGCAGACAAATTCCCTTCCGAAAGCCGTTACCAGATCATTATGGGTGACTTGTATCTGGAAAAGAATGATACGGTAAAAGCAAAAAGCTGCTACGATAAAGCCCACCAGATAGACCCGTCCAACCCTTACTATGTAGTAGCCATGGCGAATTACTATGAACAAATAGGCGACAAGGAAACAGCGGAAGAACAAATACGCAGTGCCTTGGTAAACCCTAAATTAGATGTGGAAACTAAAGTAGGCATTCTCTCCCGTTATATAATGAAATTGCAACAAACTCAAAACGGCACGGAAAGTGCCAATGCTTTATTCCAGACATTACTGGAGCAACATCCGAACGAAACAAAACTGAATTTGATGTATGGAAGTCTGTTGCAAATGCAAGGAAAGAGCGATGAAGCCAAATTCCAGTTTCAATTAGTTACGGAATCAGAACCGGAAAATATGGAAGCCTGGCAACAATTATTGAACTCAGCTTTGAAATCGGAAGATATCCCTGAGATTATCCGGATATGTGAGAGATGCATAGAACTATTCCCTGATTCCCCGCAGTTTTATTTCTACTTGGGAATAGGCTATTACCAACAAGATAACTACCAGAAAGCCTTAGATGCATATGAAGCGGGCATTAAAGTAATTGACCCCCAGAATACCGGGCTTTTATCTGACTTTTACGGCCAGATGGGAGATATCTATTACCAGATGAAAGATTTGGAGAAAGCCTATAAAGCATACGATGAAGCATTGAAATACAACGAGAAAAATGTAGTCGTGTTAAACAACTATGCTTACTTTCTTTCCGTAAACGGCGGAGACTTAAAAAAAGCGGAACGTATGAGCGGTCAATGTATTAAATTGGAACCGGATAATGCCACTTACCTGGATACGTATGCCTGGATTTTCTTTAGACAAGGAAATTATACTTTGGCAAAATTTTACATTGAATCCGCCATAAACAAAGATGGAAAGAAGAGTGCCGAAATTATAGAACATTACGGAGATATATTGTATAAGACGGGAGAGAAAGAGAAAGCGCTGGAACAATGGAAGAAAGCAAAAGAACTTAAAAGCGAGTCTACTATACTTGACCGTAAAATAGAAGAACAAACTTATATAGAAGAGGACGTCAGTAAATGA
- a CDS encoding DUF4292 domain-containing protein, with the protein MKTIKSILYILSVVTLVMVASCKSSKKAVRESDSTLKSHAGFFERLEKDAFQFETLSARLKVNLDLPNNSMGSRVDLKMVKDKAFQLSVQPFLGIEVCRILVSTDSIIVLDRMNKRYVAEDLAALKGQTPVEFNFYNLQALFTNHVFLPGKQAILPKDYRLFSLKQDDGNAEVKVRDALGIIYQFSVDKENKLTETYIQEKTEKYSVRWMYTNFRVVDKQIFPMNMQVQALMEGKRKGGMEINYNKIELDKPVDFDFSIPSKYTRITFNQIVKSLTRSKK; encoded by the coding sequence ATGAAAACGATAAAAAGTATACTATATATTCTTAGCGTAGTTACCTTGGTGATGGTAGCTTCTTGCAAGTCATCCAAAAAAGCCGTAAGGGAAAGTGATTCCACCCTAAAAAGCCATGCCGGGTTTTTCGAACGTCTGGAAAAAGACGCATTTCAATTCGAAACCCTTTCTGCCCGCTTAAAAGTGAATTTGGATTTGCCTAACAACTCCATGGGTTCGCGGGTTGATTTGAAAATGGTGAAAGATAAAGCTTTTCAACTATCCGTACAACCGTTTTTAGGAATTGAAGTATGCCGTATTCTAGTGAGTACGGATAGCATTATAGTACTGGACCGGATGAACAAACGGTACGTTGCCGAAGATTTGGCTGCATTGAAAGGGCAAACCCCTGTTGAATTCAACTTTTACAATTTGCAGGCCCTTTTCACCAACCATGTCTTTTTACCTGGTAAACAAGCCATCCTTCCGAAAGACTATCGTTTATTTTCTTTAAAACAAGACGATGGAAATGCCGAAGTGAAAGTAAGAGATGCACTGGGAATTATTTATCAATTTTCTGTAGACAAAGAAAATAAGCTGACAGAAACTTACATACAGGAAAAAACGGAGAAATATTCTGTCCGGTGGATGTATACCAATTTTCGCGTCGTCGACAAACAAATATTTCCTATGAATATGCAAGTACAGGCACTTATGGAGGGGAAAAGAAAAGGAGGAATGGAGATCAATTATAACAAAATAGAATTGGATAAACCTGTTGATTTTGACTTTTCTATTCCTTCTAAATATACACGCATTACGTTTAACCAGATTGTTAAATCGTTAACCCGCAGTAAGAAATGA